The following are encoded in a window of Methanobrevibacter ruminantium M1 genomic DNA:
- a CDS encoding S24/S26 family peptidase produces the protein MSKRIIFILMLIALLGLSAVAAVDADPLTDNQLNPTIFYLDFNHGALNDGFKKEFDLFEYVPTFDSVDLYNDGENVSVSFYSLNPTIDVDNLNDEIIDYTFEVMEDPKANITTLKDGIRNICSEYGADDVKINVDSVIGEDEIPVIFTTEGDSMLPTIKSGDKVLVNKSHNIHVGNLVSANSSEYGPICKRVADIDGDSVYLVSDNKKVTREYYDDYYVEYKGITTWVNIDDIDGVIIDIMN, from the coding sequence ATGTCTAAAAGAATCATTTTTATTTTGATGTTGATTGCCTTACTTGGCTTATCTGCTGTTGCAGCAGTTGACGCTGACCCATTAACTGATAATCAACTTAATCCAACTATTTTTTATCTTGATTTTAATCATGGCGCTTTAAATGATGGTTTTAAAAAAGAATTTGATCTCTTTGAGTATGTTCCAACATTTGATAGCGTAGACCTTTACAACGATGGAGAAAATGTCTCTGTAAGCTTTTATAGTTTAAATCCTACCATTGATGTGGATAACTTAAATGATGAGATTATAGATTATACATTTGAGGTTATGGAAGATCCTAAAGCCAATATAACTACATTAAAGGATGGAATAAGGAACATATGCTCTGAGTATGGTGCAGATGATGTCAAGATTAATGTGGATTCTGTAATTGGAGAGGATGAAATTCCAGTTATTTTTACAACTGAAGGAGATTCCATGCTTCCTACCATAAAAAGTGGAGATAAGGTCTTGGTGAATAAGAGTCATAATATTCACGTTGGAAACCTTGTTTCAGCAAACTCTTCAGAGTATGGCCCTATCTGTAAAAGGGTTGCTGATATAGATGGAGATTCAGTTTATCTTGTCAGTGACAATAAGAAGGTTACTCGCGAGTATTATGATGATTATTATGTGGAATATAAGGGAATCACTACATGGGTTAATATTGATGATATTGATGGTGTGATTATTGACATTATGAATTAA
- the cysK gene encoding cysteine synthase A: protein MVNIPELKRGIANDMTEAIGNTPLVRLNRLTEGLEAEVLVKVESFNPVSSIKDRIAVNLIETAEKDGLLKEDSVIIEPTSGNTGIGLSFVAAAKGYKLILTMPETMSIERRKLLAVFGAEIVLTPGSEGMGGAIAKAKELAESTPNSFMPQQFENKANSEIHRLTTGPEIWRDTDGEVDIVVSAAGTGGTVTGIAQYIKPLKAEFKAVAVEPASSQTLGKGEKGPHKIQGIGPGFVPDVLDVDLIDEVVPVKDEDAGNTLLRLAREEGIFTGISSGAATWAGLELAKRPENKGKTIVVILPDTGERYLSTEWVFGDLF from the coding sequence ATGGTGAATATTCCAGAACTAAAAAGAGGCATAGCTAACGATATGACTGAAGCTATTGGAAACACTCCTCTTGTAAGATTAAACAGATTAACAGAAGGATTAGAAGCAGAAGTGCTTGTAAAAGTAGAATCTTTTAATCCTGTAAGTAGTATTAAAGATCGTATAGCAGTAAACTTAATTGAAACTGCAGAGAAAGACGGATTGCTTAAGGAAGATTCAGTAATTATTGAACCTACCAGCGGTAACACTGGTATTGGTCTTTCCTTTGTAGCAGCTGCAAAAGGCTATAAATTAATTTTAACCATGCCTGAGACCATGTCTATTGAAAGAAGAAAGCTTTTAGCAGTCTTCGGTGCTGAAATTGTCCTCACTCCAGGTAGTGAAGGTATGGGCGGAGCTATTGCTAAGGCTAAAGAGTTGGCTGAAAGCACTCCAAATTCATTTATGCCACAGCAGTTTGAAAACAAGGCAAACTCTGAAATACACAGATTGACTACAGGTCCTGAAATCTGGAGGGACACTGATGGTGAAGTGGATATTGTCGTATCTGCAGCTGGAACCGGCGGAACTGTAACAGGTATTGCTCAATACATTAAGCCTTTAAAGGCTGAATTTAAGGCAGTTGCTGTAGAGCCTGCAAGTTCTCAGACTTTAGGAAAAGGAGAAAAAGGACCTCATAAAATCCAAGGTATCGGACCAGGTTTCGTTCCAGATGTATTGGATGTGGACCTAATTGATGAGGTCGTTCCAGTTAAGGATGAAGACGCTGGAAACACTCTTCTTAGACTTGCAAGAGAAGAAGGTATCTTTACAGGTATATCTTCAGGTGCAGCTACTTGGGCCGGATTAGAGCTTGCTAAACGTCCTGAAAACAAAGGAAAAACTATTGTAGTTATCTTGCCAGACACTGGTGAGAGATACTTGTCTACTGAATGGGTCTTTGGAGACTTATTCTAA
- the aroA gene encoding 3-phosphoshikimate 1-carboxyvinyltransferase, with amino-acid sequence MNLKIKNFSKINGTVKAPSSKSYSHRAVILASLSEGKSKLFDVLYSEDVLSTIRACEALGARIDKKKEIILKGDKSQTVDYLEVYGTGGKLHNVSDDPSSDMIDLANSGTTLRIMTSVAALSDNEVIFTGDDSLKTRPMGALIDALETLGVKIESLNENNKAPLKIYPGYEGGQTDILGSISSQFISSILISAPLSENGVELEVYPEFVSKPYVDMTISILEKFGISVEEEEYQFHETCKKEHTDCLGVKFIVKPQKYIASDYIVEGDFSSASYLLAATAIAGGYIRVQNLFADSKQGDKLILDILEEMGANVTVFDDYVSLRSDGNLKGIDVNLSNAPDLLLTVAVLGALAEGKTTISGVKHGRLKETDRIDTTCRELEKLGCKLEEFEDGMTIYGNTISDGIVESHGDHRLAMAFSLIGLKHDVEVENGECFDVSFPNFIEAMAEIGIDLELK; translated from the coding sequence ATGAATCTTAAAATAAAAAACTTTTCTAAAATCAATGGAACTGTTAAAGCGCCATCCTCTAAAAGCTATAGTCATAGGGCAGTTATTCTTGCCTCTTTATCTGAAGGCAAATCCAAGCTCTTTGATGTATTGTACTCTGAAGATGTCCTATCAACCATTAGGGCATGTGAAGCCCTTGGGGCAAGGATAGATAAAAAGAAAGAAATCATCTTAAAGGGAGATAAAAGTCAGACAGTTGACTATTTGGAAGTTTATGGAACTGGGGGTAAATTGCATAATGTTAGTGACGACCCTTCTTCTGACATGATTGATCTTGCAAACTCTGGAACCACACTTAGAATCATGACAAGCGTAGCAGCCTTATCTGACAATGAAGTGATATTTACAGGTGACGATTCACTTAAGACAAGGCCTATGGGTGCATTGATTGATGCATTGGAGACTTTAGGTGTTAAGATAGAGTCATTGAATGAAAACAATAAGGCTCCTCTTAAGATTTATCCAGGATATGAAGGAGGACAGACAGACATTTTGGGAAGCATCAGCTCTCAATTTATCTCTTCCATTCTTATTTCTGCTCCTTTATCTGAGAATGGTGTGGAGCTTGAGGTTTATCCTGAATTTGTATCAAAGCCTTATGTTGACATGACCATTTCCATTTTGGAAAAATTCGGAATATCCGTTGAAGAGGAAGAGTATCAATTCCATGAAACCTGCAAGAAAGAACATACTGATTGTTTGGGGGTTAAATTCATTGTAAAGCCTCAAAAATACATTGCAAGTGATTATATTGTTGAAGGAGATTTCTCATCTGCATCTTATTTGCTTGCAGCAACAGCTATTGCAGGTGGATATATAAGAGTTCAAAACTTATTCGCTGATTCCAAGCAGGGAGATAAGTTAATTCTGGATATTTTAGAGGAAATGGGTGCAAATGTCACTGTTTTTGATGATTATGTTTCTTTAAGGTCTGATGGAAACTTAAAGGGAATTGATGTAAACCTATCAAATGCTCCAGACTTACTCCTTACTGTAGCGGTTCTTGGAGCACTTGCAGAAGGAAAAACAACCATATCTGGAGTAAAGCATGGCAGATTAAAGGAAACCGATAGGATAGATACTACATGCAGGGAACTTGAAAAATTAGGATGCAAACTTGAGGAATTTGAAGATGGAATGACTATCTACGGAAATACAATTTCAGATGGAATTGTAGAGTCTCATGGAGACCATAGATTGGCTATGGCATTTTCATTGATTGGATTGAAACATGATGTTGAAGTGGAAAATGGCGAATGCTTTGATGTTTCATTCCCTAATTTTATAGAGGCTATGGCAGAGATTGGAATAGATTTGGAGCTTAAATAA
- a CDS encoding IS5-like element ISMru1 family transposase — protein sequence MKHRLNLDNKDPNYILLKEIFKIMDSRKSKSILASYGFKNLNRTIFTFKIIFISMFFGIDIPFILNELKSKKELRKYFNISEVLTADQVYKIFSEINSEKLIKCLNRILNSRNMVKRIGKKTFIVDATPVDVDINFHRNKKTKEHLEKINLKWSYSSSKGYYIGFKATVVLDYDSMNPVCILVHSGAPNDAKLFEEILENLQKRRIIRKGDTLIFDKGYYTYKNYQIGISKYKIIPFIFPKEKFSRTRLDDILTYPLAVFNKTKRIMKEKRLYNSLKMELMKKIDSWEKFKPIRGKIEDFFKLLKQGLNMREIHKYTPKSVEKTVYLNVFLGALIISQGFYSKTTIQQLSEN from the coding sequence ATGAAGCATAGATTAAATTTAGATAATAAAGACCCAAATTATATTTTGTTGAAAGAAATATTTAAAATTATGGATTCTAGAAAATCCAAAAGTATATTAGCATCCTATGGATTTAAAAACTTAAATAGAACAATATTTACTTTTAAAATTATATTTATAAGTATGTTCTTTGGAATTGACATTCCATTCATTTTAAACGAGCTTAAATCCAAAAAAGAACTTCGCAAATACTTTAATATTTCTGAAGTTTTGACTGCAGATCAAGTTTATAAAATTTTTTCAGAAATAAACTCTGAAAAACTTATAAAATGTTTAAACAGAATCTTAAACTCAAGGAATATGGTTAAAAGAATAGGAAAAAAGACTTTTATTGTTGATGCGACCCCAGTGGACGTAGATATTAATTTCCACAGAAATAAAAAGACTAAAGAACATCTGGAAAAAATTAATCTCAAATGGAGTTATTCATCCTCTAAAGGTTATTATATTGGATTTAAAGCAACTGTTGTATTAGATTATGATTCTATGAATCCTGTTTGTATTTTAGTCCACTCTGGAGCTCCAAACGATGCAAAACTTTTCGAAGAAATTTTAGAAAACCTTCAAAAAAGACGAATAATCAGAAAAGGAGACACATTAATCTTTGATAAAGGATATTACACCTATAAAAACTACCAAATCGGAATCAGCAAATACAAAATCATTCCTTTCATTTTTCCAAAAGAAAAATTCAGCAGAACCCGATTGGATGACATTTTAACTTATCCACTAGCCGTATTTAACAAAACAAAGAGAATAATGAAAGAAAAAAGATTATACAACAGTTTAAAAATGGAATTAATGAAAAAAATAGATTCATGGGAAAAATTTAAACCAATAAGGGGCAAAATAGAAGATTTTTTCAAATTATTAAAACAAGGCTTGAATATGAGAGAAATCCACAAATATACTCCAAAATCAGTAGAAAAAACCGTTTATCTAAATGTATTTTTGGGAGCACTGATTATATCACAAGGATTTTACTCAAAAACGACCATACAACAATTATCTGAAAACTAA
- a CDS encoding ADP-ribosylglycohydrolase family protein, protein MKGIIGAIAGDIIGSTHEFHPIKTKDFSLFNKKSHFTDDTVMTLAIADWLIEDKNSRDVLIQKLKFYGQKYPNAGYGRMFMQWVLSENPLPYGSWGNGSAMRVSPVAWAGESLEEVQQLARLSSEVTHNHPEGIKGALATADAIYLARIGSSKEEIKEHIEIRYDYDLDRTVDEIRPGYKFDVSCAGCVPESIICFLEADDFEDTIRNTVSLGGDADTMAAIAGPIAAAYWEVPRNIAYKSIHRLDYRLLNVLIKFEDKFL, encoded by the coding sequence ATGAAAGGAATCATAGGAGCAATTGCCGGAGACATAATTGGATCTACTCACGAGTTTCATCCAATTAAAACTAAAGACTTTTCTCTTTTTAATAAAAAATCTCATTTTACAGACGATACTGTCATGACTTTAGCGATTGCAGATTGGTTAATTGAAGATAAGAATTCAAGAGATGTATTAATTCAAAAATTAAAGTTTTATGGTCAGAAATATCCTAATGCAGGATATGGAAGAATGTTTATGCAGTGGGTGCTGTCAGAGAATCCATTGCCTTATGGAAGCTGGGGAAATGGCTCTGCCATGAGAGTATCTCCTGTTGCATGGGCTGGAGAGAGCCTGGAGGAAGTTCAACAATTGGCTAGGCTGTCTTCTGAGGTTACTCATAATCATCCTGAAGGAATCAAAGGAGCTCTTGCCACTGCAGATGCCATTTATTTGGCAAGGATAGGTTCATCTAAGGAAGAAATTAAGGAGCATATTGAAATAAGATATGATTATGACTTGGATAGAACAGTTGATGAGATAAGGCCAGGCTATAAGTTTGATGTTTCCTGTGCAGGATGTGTTCCAGAATCAATCATCTGCTTTTTAGAGGCCGATGACTTTGAAGACACCATTAGAAACACTGTTTCTTTAGGAGGAGATGCAGATACAATGGCTGCTATTGCAGGACCTATTGCAGCTGCATACTGGGAAGTTCCTAGGAATATTGCATATAAATCAATTCATAGGTTGGATTATAGGCTTTTGAATGTTTTAATTAAATTTGAAGACAAGTTTTTATAG
- a CDS encoding methylated-DNA--[protein]-cysteine S-methyltransferase has translation MTLFKYIITSSPIGEITIIWRKKPQFQIEEIIISNPNQTSSQIAKEKYEKEGELAINKKSKQLNKVLREMENYFNEKDYKFSLKYLNLDKLKPFQRAVLEAEFKTEKGTVNTYKDLAKEIGSPKAYRAVGSALAKNPFPIIIPCHRTVKGDRTIGGFSGFAGGLESKKTLLELDGLMIQGKKIVGDSPIISLDKTSQTKLV, from the coding sequence ATGACTCTCTTTAAATACATTATAACTTCAAGCCCTATTGGAGAAATAACAATCATTTGGAGGAAAAAACCACAATTCCAAATTGAAGAAATTATTATTTCCAATCCAAATCAGACATCATCACAAATAGCTAAAGAAAAATACGAAAAAGAAGGAGAATTAGCTATTAATAAAAAGTCAAAACAATTAAATAAGGTCTTAAGGGAAATGGAGAATTACTTTAATGAAAAGGACTATAAATTCTCCCTTAAATATCTTAATCTAGATAAATTAAAACCATTTCAAAGAGCTGTGCTTGAAGCTGAATTCAAGACTGAAAAAGGAACTGTAAATACCTATAAAGACCTTGCAAAGGAAATTGGAAGTCCTAAAGCATATAGGGCAGTTGGAAGTGCACTTGCTAAAAATCCATTTCCAATCATCATTCCATGCCATAGAACAGTAAAAGGAGATAGGACAATTGGAGGATTCAGCGGATTTGCAGGAGGTCTTGAATCTAAGAAAACACTTCTTGAATTGGATGGTTTAATGATTCAAGGCAAAAAAATAGTTGGAGATAGTCCTATAATTTCACTGGATAAGACTTCTCAAACAAAACTGGTTTAA
- a CDS encoding ABC1 kinase family protein — MQRKTLSRFDEIVKILRKYDMDKVLGQTTRNRISPFRSGSENKELLKEDFPERLRLTLQELGTTFIKFGQLLSTRPDLVGERISEELSQLHDDNPPIDFEEIKVIIEEDLGGNLKDFFTEFSDTALATASIAQVHEAKLHSGERVAVKVQKTNVQEIVETDLNIMKFLANESDRFNTTFKHLNLPAVVKEFDRSIHKEMDFDNELMNIRHLRDNFIHNDKIIVPTIYPDYSSERVLTMEYVDGVKLSEVIAGDDPKYNKILIADRMVRAYFKQIFLDGFFHADPHPGNIFITDDNSICFIDFGMMGVLDENFRQDLAELMICFSNRDIDGLINQLIYMNILNVKTDISILKGDLNDLFAKYYGVELSRFNGVIEDLLFLMQKYDVMLPNEFVLMARGLSMVENIGLSLDPDIDIVEIIKPFARKLMIQKYNPKKMVHNARNTFFTVEHMLRALPSLVSKTFYKVDEGELTINIEVKQISEITNQISLAIIIAALVIGSSLAMMVEAGPKLFGLPLLGFVGFTISLALGVFTVVRYFMDF; from the coding sequence ATGCAAAGAAAGACATTATCACGTTTTGATGAAATTGTAAAAATTCTTAGGAAATATGATATGGATAAGGTTTTAGGCCAAACCACCCGTAATAGGATAAGCCCATTTAGAAGTGGATCAGAAAATAAAGAATTATTAAAGGAAGACTTTCCAGAAAGATTAAGATTGACATTGCAAGAGCTTGGAACCACATTTATCAAATTTGGCCAATTGTTAAGCACAAGGCCTGATTTGGTTGGAGAGAGAATCAGCGAAGAACTTTCACAGCTCCATGATGATAATCCTCCTATTGACTTTGAGGAAATTAAGGTAATTATCGAAGAGGATCTTGGAGGAAATCTAAAAGATTTTTTTACAGAGTTTTCCGATACAGCCCTTGCTACAGCTTCAATCGCTCAAGTCCATGAGGCTAAACTGCATAGTGGCGAAAGGGTAGCGGTTAAGGTACAAAAAACCAATGTTCAAGAAATCGTTGAAACTGACTTGAATATAATGAAATTCCTTGCTAATGAATCAGACAGATTCAATACCACCTTTAAGCATCTTAATCTTCCCGCTGTCGTTAAGGAATTTGACAGGTCCATTCATAAGGAAATGGATTTTGACAATGAACTGATGAACATCAGACATTTAAGAGACAATTTCATTCATAATGATAAGATCATTGTTCCAACTATTTATCCAGACTATTCCTCTGAAAGAGTCTTGACTATGGAATATGTTGATGGGGTCAAATTATCTGAAGTTATTGCAGGGGATGATCCAAAATATAATAAGATACTCATTGCAGATAGGATGGTTCGTGCTTATTTTAAACAAATTTTCCTTGACGGATTTTTCCATGCAGACCCTCATCCTGGAAATATTTTCATTACAGATGACAATTCCATATGTTTCATTGATTTTGGAATGATGGGAGTTCTTGATGAAAACTTCAGACAAGATTTGGCTGAATTGATGATTTGTTTCTCAAATCGTGACATTGATGGGCTAATCAATCAGTTAATTTATATGAATATTCTAAATGTTAAAACAGACATTAGCATTTTAAAAGGTGACCTTAACGACTTATTTGCAAAGTATTATGGGGTAGAGCTCAGTCGTTTTAATGGTGTTATTGAGGATTTGCTCTTTTTAATGCAAAAATATGATGTGATGTTGCCAAATGAGTTTGTTCTAATGGCAAGAGGATTGTCAATGGTTGAAAATATTGGTTTGAGTTTAGATCCAGATATTGATATTGTAGAAATCATTAAGCCATTTGCCCGCAAGCTTATGATTCAAAAGTATAATCCTAAGAAAATGGTTCATAATGCTAGGAACACCTTTTTCACTGTTGAGCATATGCTAAGAGCATTGCCAAGCCTTGTTTCAAAAACCTTCTATAAGGTTGATGAAGGGGAGCTGACTATAAATATTGAAGTCAAGCAGATAAGTGAGATAACTAACCAGATTTCCCTTGCTATCATTATTGCTGCTCTTGTTATAGGTTCTTCATTGGCAATGATGGTTGAGGCAGGGCCAAAGCTCTTTGGACTGCCTTTGCTTGGTTTTGTAGGATTTACAATAAGTTTGGCGCTTGGAGTCTTTACTGTTGTTAGGTATTTTATGGATTTTTAA
- a CDS encoding DUF1810 domain-containing protein, with protein MSLDRFIEAQKEDYDMAFREINNGRKRNHYMWYIFPQIKGLGHSSTSRYYGIDGLEEAKEYMENEYLSNNLIKISQKLLDLETDDPIEIFGSTDSKKLKSSMTLFELVSDNEVFSLVLEKYFDGNRDERTLDLANK; from the coding sequence ATGAGTCTTGATAGGTTTATAGAAGCACAAAAAGAAGATTATGACATGGCTTTTAGAGAAATCAACAATGGTAGAAAGAGAAATCACTATATGTGGTATATATTTCCTCAAATCAAAGGCTTAGGCCATAGTTCCACTTCCAGATATTATGGAATTGACGGTCTTGAAGAAGCAAAGGAATATATGGAAAATGAGTATTTAAGCAATAATCTAATAAAAATTTCTCAAAAATTATTGGATTTGGAGACTGATGACCCTATAGAGATATTTGGGTCTACTGACAGCAAGAAGCTAAAGAGTTCCATGACTTTATTTGAATTGGTTAGTGATAATGAGGTCTTTTCTTTGGTTTTAGAAAAGTATTTTGATGGAAATAGGGATGAGAGGACTTTAGATTTAGCAAATAAATAA
- a CDS encoding endonuclease III domain-containing protein: protein MRGFKMNDEEKIREIFRRLNEVYTIRTFHDHDPYKVLIRTILSQRTRDENTDQAANALFEVYPDIYAVADAPVEHVQELIKPAGFYRVKAARILEVSRILIDQYGGEVPREMDEMLKLPGVGRKTANCVIVFAFQDAAIPVDTHVHRISNRWGIADTKDPEETEQVLMEKVPKDLWVDLNDLMVQFGQTICRPIGPQCDKCPISDLCDYDVSKLE, encoded by the coding sequence ATGAGAGGATTTAAAATGAATGATGAAGAGAAAATAAGAGAGATCTTTAGGAGATTAAATGAAGTTTATACTATCCGTACTTTTCATGACCATGACCCATACAAGGTATTGATTAGAACAATTTTATCTCAAAGGACAAGGGATGAAAATACAGATCAAGCTGCAAACGCTTTATTTGAAGTTTATCCAGATATTTACGCAGTTGCTGATGCTCCTGTTGAGCATGTTCAAGAGCTAATCAAGCCTGCAGGATTTTATAGGGTAAAGGCAGCTCGTATTTTAGAGGTTTCAAGGATATTGATAGACCAATATGGCGGGGAAGTTCCAAGAGAAATGGATGAGATGCTAAAGCTTCCAGGTGTAGGGAGAAAAACAGCTAATTGTGTGATTGTTTTTGCATTCCAGGATGCAGCTATTCCTGTTGATACTCATGTTCATAGAATATCCAACAGGTGGGGAATTGCTGATACAAAGGATCCAGAGGAAACCGAACAGGTTTTAATGGAAAAGGTTCCAAAGGACTTATGGGTTGACTTGAATGATTTGATGGTTCAGTTTGGTCAGACTATCTGCAGGCCTATTGGCCCTCAATGTGATAAATGTCCTATTAGTGATCTTTGTGACTATGATGTGAGTAAATTAGAATAG